From Streptomyces sp. NBC_01754, a single genomic window includes:
- a CDS encoding thiamine ABC transporter substrate-binding protein, with translation MNTTTKYAATALAAALGVTVLAGCGDDGDDSGSGGSGGSRTVTLVTHDSFDASDAVLKEFTKETGYAVKVLKSGDAGAALNQEILTKGSPRGDVFFGVDNTLLSRALDNGLFTPYKAKGLDRVAVDVQLDADGHRVTPVDTGDICVNYDKKYFADKKLDPPKSFDDLLKPAYRNLLVTENAATSSPGLGFLLGTVATYGDSGYQDYWKKLKDNGVKVVDGWEQAYNEEFSGSAGGRKAGGDRPLVVSYASSPPVEVLYADPQPEQAPTGVATGTCFRQIEFAGLLDGAGNEEGGKALLDFLISKPFQEDLPLKMFVNPVAEGVKLPELFTEFGAQPEKPATVAPDKIAEHREQWVRSWSSIVVK, from the coding sequence ATGAACACCACCACGAAGTACGCGGCGACGGCACTCGCCGCCGCGCTCGGCGTCACCGTGCTCGCGGGCTGCGGCGATGACGGCGACGACTCGGGATCCGGCGGTTCCGGCGGTTCCAGGACGGTCACCCTGGTGACCCACGACTCCTTCGACGCCTCGGACGCCGTCCTCAAGGAGTTCACGAAGGAGACCGGCTACGCGGTCAAGGTGCTCAAGAGCGGTGACGCGGGAGCCGCGCTCAACCAGGAGATCCTGACCAAGGGCTCCCCGCGCGGCGACGTCTTCTTCGGCGTCGACAACACCCTGCTCTCCCGGGCCCTGGACAACGGGCTGTTCACCCCGTACAAGGCCAAGGGCCTCGACCGGGTCGCCGTCGACGTCCAGCTGGACGCGGACGGACACCGGGTCACCCCGGTCGACACCGGCGACATCTGCGTGAACTACGACAAGAAGTACTTCGCCGACAAGAAGCTCGACCCGCCGAAGTCCTTCGACGACCTGCTGAAGCCCGCGTACCGCAACCTCCTCGTCACCGAGAACGCCGCGACCTCCTCGCCCGGCCTCGGCTTCCTCCTGGGCACCGTCGCCACGTACGGCGACAGCGGCTACCAGGACTACTGGAAGAAGCTGAAGGACAACGGCGTCAAGGTCGTCGACGGCTGGGAGCAGGCGTACAACGAGGAGTTCTCCGGCTCCGCGGGCGGCAGGAAGGCGGGCGGCGACCGGCCGCTCGTCGTCTCGTACGCCTCCAGCCCGCCCGTCGAGGTGCTGTACGCCGACCCGCAGCCGGAGCAGGCGCCCACCGGGGTCGCCACCGGCACCTGCTTCCGCCAGATCGAGTTCGCCGGACTGCTCGACGGCGCCGGGAACGAGGAGGGCGGGAAGGCTCTGCTGGACTTCCTGATCAGCAAGCCGTTCCAGGAGGACCTGCCGCTGAAGATGTTCGTGAACCCGGTGGCCGAGGGTGTGAAGCTGCCCGAGCTCTTCACCGAGTTCGGCGCACAGCCCGAGAAGCCCGCGACGGTGGCACCGGACAAGATCGCCGAGCACCGTGAGCAGTGGGTCCGGTCGTGGTCCTCGATCGTGGTGAAGTAG
- a CDS encoding ABC transporter permease — protein sequence MAVPVAFFALFFAYPVAAIVGRGLKTDGAWRFGRAVEVLSRPDLLDVLWFTTWQAFASTALTLLIALPGAYVFARFDFPGKQLLRAVVTVPFVLPTVVVGTAFLALLGRGGLLDDLWGVRLDTTVWAILLAHVFFNYAVVVRTVGGLWAQLDPRQEEAARVLGAGRLAAWRRVTLPALAPAVAAAALMVFLFTFTSFGVVQILGGPSYSTLEVEIYRQTAQLLDLPTAAVLTLVQFAAVGAILAVHAWTVRRRETALRLVDPAQTSRPPRGAGQRALLGGVLLSIGLLLVLPLGVLVERSLDTSGGYGFGFYRALQSADASGSTFLVPPLEAIGNSLRYALAATAVALVVGGLAAAALTRRAGPLVRGFDALLMLPLGVSAVTVGFGFLITLDKPPLDLRTSWVLVPLAQALVGVPFVVRTMLPVLRAVDERLREAAAVLGASPLRAWREVDLPLVRRAVLVAAGFAFAVSLGEFGATVFIARPDNPTLPVAVARLLGRSGELNYGQAMALSTILMLVCAVSLLLLERIRTDRSGEF from the coding sequence ATGGCCGTGCCCGTGGCCTTCTTCGCGCTGTTCTTCGCCTACCCCGTCGCGGCCATCGTCGGCCGCGGCCTGAAGACGGACGGCGCCTGGCGGTTCGGCCGGGCCGTGGAGGTCCTGAGCCGGCCGGACCTCCTGGACGTCCTGTGGTTCACCACCTGGCAGGCGTTCGCCTCGACCGCGCTCACCCTGCTGATCGCGCTGCCGGGTGCCTATGTCTTCGCCCGCTTCGACTTCCCCGGCAAGCAACTGCTGCGGGCCGTCGTCACGGTGCCGTTCGTGCTGCCCACCGTCGTCGTCGGTACGGCGTTCCTGGCACTCCTGGGGCGCGGCGGACTGCTCGACGACCTGTGGGGTGTCCGGCTGGACACCACCGTGTGGGCGATCCTGCTCGCGCACGTGTTCTTCAACTACGCGGTCGTCGTACGGACCGTCGGCGGACTCTGGGCCCAGCTCGACCCCCGCCAGGAGGAGGCCGCCCGGGTCCTCGGCGCCGGGCGCCTGGCCGCCTGGCGGAGGGTGACCCTGCCCGCGCTCGCCCCGGCCGTGGCCGCCGCGGCCCTGATGGTCTTCCTCTTCACCTTCACCTCCTTCGGCGTCGTCCAGATCCTCGGCGGCCCCTCCTACTCCACCCTGGAGGTGGAGATCTACCGGCAGACCGCCCAGCTGCTCGACCTGCCGACGGCCGCCGTGCTGACCCTGGTCCAGTTCGCCGCGGTCGGCGCGATCCTCGCCGTGCACGCCTGGACGGTGCGGCGCCGGGAGACGGCGCTGCGGCTGGTCGACCCGGCGCAGACCTCCAGGCCGCCGCGTGGCGCCGGACAGCGCGCCCTTCTCGGCGGGGTCCTGCTGAGCATCGGACTGCTGCTCGTGCTGCCGCTGGGCGTCCTGGTGGAACGCTCCCTCGACACCTCCGGCGGATACGGCTTCGGTTTCTACCGCGCCCTCCAGTCCGCCGACGCGAGCGGATCCACCTTCCTGGTGCCGCCGCTGGAGGCCATCGGGAACTCGCTGCGGTACGCGCTCGCGGCGACCGCCGTCGCCCTGGTGGTCGGCGGGCTCGCGGCGGCGGCCCTCACCCGGCGTGCCGGGCCACTGGTACGCGGGTTCGACGCGCTGCTGATGCTGCCGCTCGGGGTGTCCGCGGTCACCGTCGGCTTCGGCTTCCTGATCACTCTCGACAAGCCCCCGCTCGACCTGCGGACGAGCTGGGTCCTCGTGCCGCTCGCCCAGGCCCTGGTGGGCGTCCCCTTCGTCGTACGGACCATGCTGCCGGTGCTGCGCGCGGTCGACGAACGGCTGCGGGAGGCCGCCGCCGTGCTCGGGGCCTCCCCGCTGCGAGCCTGGCGCGAGGTGGACCTGCCGCTGGTGCGCCGGGCGGTGCTGGTCGCGGCCGGTTTCGCGTTCGCCGTCTCGCTGGGCGAGTTCGGCGCGACCGTGTTCATCGCACGGCCCGACAACCCCACGCTCCCTGTCGCCGTGGCGCGGCTGCTGGGGCGGTCCGGGGAGCTCAACTACGGCCAGGCGATGGCCCTCAGCACGATCCTGATGCTCGTCTGCGCGGTGTCGCTGCTGCTGCTCGAACGTATCCGCACCGACCGATCCGGGGAGTTCTGA
- the rlmN gene encoding 23S rRNA (adenine(2503)-C(2))-methyltransferase RlmN, giving the protein MPKPGELTFVAPRGAKKPPRHLADLTPDERKEAVAAIGEKPFRAKQLSQHYFARYAQDPAEWTNIPAGSRDRLAEAMFPDLMSVVRHISCDDDTTRKTLWKLHDGTLVESVLMRYPDRVTMCISSQAGCGMNCPFCATGQAGLDRNLSTAEIVHQIVDGMRALRDGEVPGGPARLSNIVFMGMGEPLANYRRVVGAIRRLTDPEPDGLGLSQRGITVSTVGLVPAMLRFADEGFKCRLAVSLHAPDDELRDTLVPVNTRWKVREVLDAAWEYAEKSGRRISVEYALIRDINDQAWRGDRLGRLLKGKRVHVNLIPLNPTPGSKWTASRPEDEKAFVEAIAAHGVPVTVRDTRGQEIDGACGQLAAAER; this is encoded by the coding sequence ATGCCTAAGCCCGGAGAACTCACTTTCGTCGCGCCCCGCGGAGCCAAGAAGCCCCCGCGGCACCTCGCCGACCTCACGCCCGACGAGCGCAAGGAGGCGGTGGCCGCGATCGGCGAGAAGCCGTTCCGCGCCAAGCAGCTGTCGCAGCACTACTTCGCGCGGTACGCGCAGGACCCGGCCGAGTGGACCAACATCCCGGCCGGATCGCGGGACCGGCTCGCCGAGGCGATGTTCCCCGATCTGATGTCCGTGGTGCGCCACATCAGCTGTGACGACGACACCACCCGCAAGACCCTGTGGAAGCTGCACGACGGGACCCTTGTCGAGTCCGTCCTCATGCGGTACCCGGACCGGGTGACCATGTGCATCTCCTCCCAGGCCGGCTGCGGGATGAACTGCCCGTTCTGCGCGACCGGGCAGGCCGGCCTCGACCGCAACCTGTCGACGGCCGAGATCGTCCACCAGATCGTGGACGGTATGCGGGCCCTGCGCGACGGCGAGGTGCCGGGCGGACCGGCACGGCTGTCCAACATCGTCTTCATGGGCATGGGCGAGCCACTGGCCAACTACAGGCGGGTGGTCGGGGCGATCCGCCGGCTGACGGACCCCGAGCCGGACGGGCTCGGGCTCTCGCAGCGCGGGATCACCGTGTCCACGGTCGGTCTGGTCCCGGCCATGCTGCGCTTCGCCGACGAGGGGTTCAAGTGCCGCCTCGCCGTCTCGCTGCACGCCCCGGACGACGAGTTGCGCGACACCCTCGTCCCCGTGAACACGCGCTGGAAGGTCCGGGAGGTCCTGGACGCGGCGTGGGAGTACGCGGAGAAGTCCGGCCGGCGGATCTCCGTCGAGTACGCGCTGATCCGTGACATCAACGACCAGGCCTGGCGCGGTGACCGGCTGGGCCGGCTGCTCAAGGGTAAGCGGGTGCACGTCAACCTCATCCCGCTCAACCCGACGCCCGGTTCGAAGTGGACCGCCTCGCGGCCCGAGGACGAGAAGGCGTTCGTCGAGGCCATCGCGGCTCACGGGGTGCCGGTGACCGTCCGGGACACCCGCGGCCAGGAGATCGACGGGGCCTGCGGACAGCTGGCGGCCGCCGAACGCTGA
- a CDS encoding ABC transporter ATP-binding protein yields the protein MLALESATVRFGKRTALDAVDLEVADHEIVCVLGPSGSGKSTLLRAVAGLQPLDGGRVLLDGADQAAVPVHRRGVGLMFQDHQLFPHRDVAANVAFGLRMHGVPRAEREGRAGELLDLVGLPGAGRRAVAALSGGEQQRVALARALAPRPRLLMLDEPLGQLDRSLRERLVVELRALFGQLGTTVLAVTHDQGEAFALADRVVVMRDGGITQTGSPLEVWQRPASAFVARFLGFDNVVEATVTGAAADTVWGRVPVPKGSPEGRYDLLIRPAGVRVGTPDGGLRCTVGVRTFRGHHVTVLLSPAEGPALEAECTLRETPEEGAVVGVEFDPAETVVLSPAARP from the coding sequence ATGCTGGCACTGGAGTCGGCCACCGTCAGGTTCGGGAAGCGGACCGCCCTGGACGCCGTGGACCTGGAGGTCGCCGACCACGAGATCGTCTGCGTACTGGGCCCCAGCGGCAGCGGCAAGTCCACCCTGCTGCGCGCCGTCGCCGGGCTCCAGCCGCTGGACGGCGGACGGGTGCTGCTCGACGGCGCCGACCAGGCCGCCGTGCCCGTGCACCGGCGCGGGGTGGGGCTGATGTTCCAGGACCACCAGCTCTTCCCGCACCGGGACGTCGCCGCCAACGTCGCCTTCGGGCTGCGGATGCACGGCGTGCCGCGAGCCGAGCGGGAGGGCCGGGCCGGTGAACTCCTCGACCTGGTCGGCCTGCCCGGCGCCGGACGGCGCGCGGTGGCCGCGCTCTCCGGCGGGGAACAGCAGCGCGTGGCCCTGGCCCGCGCCCTGGCCCCGCGGCCGAGACTGCTGATGCTGGACGAACCCCTCGGTCAGCTGGACAGGAGCCTGCGCGAACGGCTCGTCGTCGAACTGCGCGCCCTGTTCGGACAGCTGGGCACGACGGTGCTCGCCGTCACCCACGACCAGGGCGAGGCCTTCGCGCTCGCCGACCGGGTGGTGGTGATGCGGGACGGCGGGATCACCCAGACCGGCAGCCCGCTGGAGGTCTGGCAACGGCCCGCCTCCGCCTTCGTCGCCCGGTTCCTCGGCTTCGACAACGTGGTGGAGGCGACGGTCACCGGCGCCGCCGCGGACACCGTCTGGGGCAGGGTGCCGGTGCCGAAGGGATCGCCCGAGGGCCGGTACGACCTGCTGATCAGGCCGGCGGGCGTACGGGTCGGGACCCCCGACGGGGGACTGCGCTGCACCGTGGGCGTACGCACCTTCCGCGGCCACCACGTCACCGTGCTCCTGAGCCCGGCCGAGGGGCCCGCCCTGGAGGCGGAGTGCACCCTGCGCGAGACCCCGGAAGAGGGAGCCGTGGTCGGCGTGGAGTTCGACCCGGCGGAGACCGTCGTCCTGTCCCCGGCCGCCCGGCCCTGA
- a CDS encoding phosphatidate cytidylyltransferase translates to MNDSSWGAPQGAGYRGAPEMGAAPAGPAHDVHGAQQTRPMPIVPDLPDEGGDADDRADRNRDASHTGGPLFRDEKPQEPMSTPSPPPPPEKKRAGRDLRSAIGVGVGLGAVVIGSLFVVKAVFVGVIALAVVVGLWELTSRLKERKGIDVPLAPLAAGGAAMVGAGYVWDAEGAWIAMALTALAVLVQRMTRPPADYLRDVTAGVFAVFYVPFLATFVAMMLTADDGAWRVLTFLLLTVVSDTGAYAVGWRFGRHKLAPRISPGKTREGLFGAVAFAMVAGALCMQFLIDDGSWWQGLLLGLAVAVSATLGDLGESMIKRDLGIKDMGTLLPGHGGIMDRLDSLLPTAPVVWLLLAVFVGTG, encoded by the coding sequence ATGAACGACTCCTCCTGGGGCGCCCCGCAGGGAGCCGGTTACCGGGGCGCGCCCGAGATGGGGGCCGCCCCGGCGGGTCCCGCCCACGATGTGCACGGCGCCCAGCAGACTCGGCCCATGCCCATCGTGCCGGACCTCCCCGACGAAGGCGGAGACGCCGACGACCGCGCCGACCGGAACAGGGACGCCTCGCACACCGGCGGTCCCCTCTTCCGTGACGAGAAGCCGCAGGAGCCCATGTCCACCCCGTCCCCGCCGCCCCCGCCGGAGAAGAAGCGCGCGGGACGTGACCTGCGCTCCGCCATAGGGGTCGGCGTGGGGCTCGGCGCCGTCGTCATCGGCTCGCTCTTCGTGGTGAAGGCCGTCTTCGTCGGTGTCATCGCGCTGGCGGTGGTGGTGGGGCTCTGGGAGCTCACCTCCCGCCTCAAGGAGCGCAAGGGGATCGACGTCCCCCTCGCCCCGCTCGCGGCCGGCGGCGCCGCCATGGTGGGCGCCGGCTACGTGTGGGACGCGGAGGGCGCCTGGATCGCCATGGCGCTCACCGCGCTCGCGGTGCTCGTCCAGCGGATGACCCGGCCGCCGGCGGACTACCTCAGGGACGTCACGGCGGGTGTCTTCGCCGTGTTCTACGTGCCCTTCCTCGCCACGTTCGTCGCGATGATGCTCACCGCGGACGACGGTGCCTGGCGGGTGCTGACCTTCCTGCTGCTCACGGTGGTCAGCGACACCGGTGCGTACGCCGTGGGCTGGCGCTTCGGCAGGCACAAGCTCGCCCCCCGCATCAGCCCCGGCAAGACCCGCGAGGGGCTGTTCGGCGCGGTGGCCTTCGCCATGGTGGCCGGTGCGCTGTGCATGCAGTTCCTGATCGACGACGGCAGCTGGTGGCAGGGGCTGCTGTTGGGCCTCGCGGTGGCCGTCAGCGCCACCCTCGGCGACCTCGGCGAGTCCATGATCAAGCGTGACCTCGGGATCAAGGACATGGGCACGCTGCTTCCCGGGCACGGCGGCATCATGGACCGGCTCGACTCGCTGCTGCCGACGGCGCCGGTCGTCTGGCTTCTGCTGGCGGTGTTCGTGGGCACGGGCTGA
- a CDS encoding response regulator transcription factor — MVIRVLVADDQAVVRTGFVALLDTQQDIEVVAEAEDGAEAVRRSAGLRPDLVLLDIRMPGTNGIEAAREIVAASGGATRALMLTTFGLDAYVYEALAAGASGFLLKDATFPELLHGVRVVARGHALLAPEITQRLIGEFTRQRISCPPDRSVDGLTAREVEVLVLIARGLSNADIAARLSITDHTVKTHINRLFAKMGLRDRAQAVILAYELGLVVAGAPGRGTRN, encoded by the coding sequence GTGGTGATCAGAGTGCTCGTGGCCGACGACCAGGCGGTCGTACGGACGGGATTCGTCGCCCTGCTGGACACCCAGCAGGACATCGAGGTGGTCGCGGAGGCCGAGGACGGGGCGGAGGCCGTCCGCCGGTCCGCCGGACTCCGCCCGGACCTCGTGCTCCTGGACATCAGGATGCCGGGGACGAACGGCATCGAGGCCGCACGCGAGATCGTCGCGGCCTCGGGCGGAGCGACCAGGGCGCTGATGCTGACGACCTTCGGGCTCGACGCCTATGTGTACGAGGCGCTGGCCGCGGGGGCGAGCGGTTTCCTGCTCAAGGACGCCACGTTCCCGGAACTGCTGCACGGCGTACGGGTGGTGGCGCGCGGCCACGCCCTGCTGGCCCCCGAGATCACCCAGCGGCTCATCGGCGAGTTCACCCGGCAGCGGATCAGCTGTCCGCCGGACCGCAGCGTCGACGGCCTCACCGCGCGCGAGGTGGAGGTCCTCGTCCTCATCGCCCGGGGACTGTCCAACGCGGACATAGCCGCCCGCCTGTCCATCACGGACCATACGGTGAAGACGCACATCAACCGGCTGTTCGCCAAGATGGGCCTCCGGGACAGGGCGCAGGCGGTGATCCTCGCCTACGAGCTGGGGCTGGTCGTCGCGGGCGCCCCCGGGCGGGGCACTCGGAACTGA
- a CDS encoding glycosyltransferase 87 family protein — MSGRPWESGAASGRWWWAACSLAALLTAALSTLGPHRVWGAVAAAGYAAAAWVSPGAGGGDPARSRGRRSASVAAGGAALLPLVVLLVMGRAQLEVDVVARSAERMLSTGSPYAPHPSALADFDPYLPGMAVFGVPEALFGAGPPTDPRLWTGAAFLGALAACGRGLPSRWTSACPLVALPLAVGGVDLPVVGLMCLGLTLAGRGRAGGAGVVLGVAAALKWTAWPALPVCLVLLRTRGHRDTHRGRRPVARCAAAMAVTASALVLPFAARDPGAFFTHVVAFPLGLTDTVSPAASPLPGHLLATQVPGGRAAAVLLLAASALLMAGSLVVRPPGTESAAAWRLALGLLPALSFMPASRFGYLVYPLVLAVLAAHRTPLQPAPAVKRAPSGEPAPTRKGPRCPARSSSPMTSRRARAVSRPSSTP, encoded by the coding sequence GTGAGCGGCCGGCCGTGGGAGTCAGGGGCCGCGAGCGGCCGGTGGTGGTGGGCGGCCTGTTCGCTGGCCGCCCTGCTGACGGCCGCACTCTCCACGCTGGGACCCCACCGGGTGTGGGGGGCCGTGGCCGCGGCCGGCTACGCGGCCGCGGCCTGGGTGTCCCCCGGTGCCGGGGGCGGCGACCCGGCCCGGAGCCGTGGCCGCCGGTCCGCCTCGGTCGCCGCCGGCGGTGCGGCGCTGCTGCCCCTGGTGGTCCTCCTCGTCATGGGCCGCGCCCAGTTGGAGGTCGACGTCGTCGCCCGCTCCGCCGAGCGGATGCTCTCCACCGGCAGTCCCTACGCCCCGCACCCCTCCGCCCTCGCCGACTTCGACCCGTATCTCCCCGGTATGGCGGTCTTCGGTGTCCCGGAAGCCCTGTTCGGCGCCGGCCCGCCGACCGATCCCCGGCTGTGGACGGGCGCCGCCTTCCTCGGCGCCCTCGCCGCGTGCGGACGCGGACTGCCGTCGCGGTGGACATCCGCGTGCCCGCTCGTCGCCCTGCCGCTCGCCGTCGGCGGTGTCGATCTACCGGTCGTCGGGCTGATGTGCCTCGGGCTGACGCTGGCCGGCCGGGGAAGGGCGGGAGGCGCGGGAGTGGTGCTCGGTGTCGCCGCCGCCCTCAAATGGACGGCCTGGCCCGCGCTTCCGGTCTGCCTGGTGCTGCTGCGAACCCGAGGCCACCGGGACACGCACCGAGGCAGGCGGCCGGTCGCGCGGTGTGCCGCGGCCATGGCGGTGACGGCGTCCGCCCTGGTCCTTCCCTTCGCCGCCCGCGATCCGGGGGCCTTCTTCACCCATGTCGTCGCCTTCCCGCTCGGTCTCACCGACACCGTCTCCCCGGCGGCGAGCCCCCTCCCCGGCCACCTGCTCGCCACCCAGGTGCCCGGCGGGCGGGCGGCGGCGGTCCTCCTGCTGGCCGCGAGTGCGCTGCTGATGGCCGGATCGCTCGTCGTACGGCCGCCGGGGACCGAGTCCGCCGCCGCGTGGCGGCTCGCGCTCGGTCTCCTGCCGGCCCTCTCGTTCATGCCCGCCAGCCGGTTCGGCTACCTCGTGTACCCGCTGGTGCTCGCCGTCCTGGCAGCGCACCGCACACCCCTCCAGCCGGCCCCTGCCGTGAAACGCGCGCCCTCCGGAGAGCCGGCCCCGACCCGAAAGGGCCCCCGATGCCCCGCACGCTCGTCGTCACCAATGACTTCCCGCCGCGCCAGGGCGGTATCGAGACCTTCGTCCACGCCATGA
- a CDS encoding sensor histidine kinase, giving the protein MSGTAAKRRRAPLPRVRQRLLRWDAAPAYPWVTGGALTAFAVGELAVVPGSSVTAFGVLSCTASTMWRRSHPAVGFLTVGAALLSFATDGNMAYATIAGALLGSYTLARHRVQHPALLVTCGALAALMVNLVHIDRWTRDGSPGLPVLQGGDRFSPGLYAETLVMTVMFLGSVSMGDAVRAREETRHERAAAQSRLLAVERRQAAEAERAAIARELHDMIAHSVSMIAVQAESATYTTPDLSEPARDAFQQIAGTARSSMKELRRLLGVLRTGTEGAVPTTPQPSLSGLGDLVDQHRAVGGSVELRVEGERIPLPASWELSAYRIVQEALTNARRHAPGAHTAVEITYRTGLLTIRVGDDGPGPCGVPDGRGHGLIGMGERAALLGGRVTTGPGPAGGFLVEAELPW; this is encoded by the coding sequence ATGAGCGGCACGGCCGCGAAGCGCCGCCGCGCCCCGCTGCCGCGGGTGCGGCAGCGGTTGCTCCGATGGGACGCCGCACCCGCCTACCCCTGGGTGACGGGCGGCGCGCTGACCGCGTTCGCCGTCGGGGAACTGGCCGTCGTGCCGGGTTCGTCGGTCACGGCGTTCGGGGTCCTGTCGTGCACGGCCTCGACCATGTGGCGACGCTCGCATCCGGCCGTCGGGTTCCTGACGGTCGGGGCGGCCCTGCTCAGCTTCGCGACGGACGGCAATATGGCGTACGCCACGATCGCCGGTGCGCTGCTGGGCAGTTACACGCTGGCGCGCCACCGGGTGCAGCATCCCGCGCTGCTGGTGACGTGTGGAGCGCTCGCCGCCCTCATGGTGAACCTCGTCCACATCGACCGCTGGACACGGGACGGTTCACCCGGACTGCCCGTACTCCAGGGCGGCGACCGGTTCAGTCCGGGCCTCTACGCGGAGACGCTGGTGATGACCGTGATGTTCCTCGGCTCGGTGAGTATGGGCGACGCCGTGCGGGCCCGGGAGGAGACCCGGCACGAGCGGGCGGCCGCGCAGTCCAGACTGCTGGCCGTGGAGCGGCGCCAGGCGGCCGAGGCGGAACGTGCCGCCATCGCACGCGAGCTGCACGACATGATCGCGCACTCGGTCTCGATGATCGCGGTGCAGGCCGAGAGCGCCACGTACACCACGCCGGACCTCTCGGAGCCCGCGAGGGACGCGTTCCAGCAGATCGCGGGGACGGCCCGTTCCTCGATGAAGGAGTTGCGCAGGCTGCTGGGGGTCCTGCGCACGGGTACCGAGGGTGCCGTGCCGACGACGCCTCAGCCGTCGCTGTCCGGGCTGGGTGACCTCGTCGACCAGCACCGCGCCGTGGGCGGCTCCGTCGAACTGCGGGTCGAGGGTGAGCGGATACCGCTGCCCGCGTCCTGGGAGCTGTCCGCGTACCGCATCGTGCAGGAGGCGCTGACGAACGCACGCCGCCACGCCCCGGGGGCGCACACCGCGGTGGAGATCACCTACCGGACCGGCCTGCTGACGATCCGTGTCGGTGACGACGGCCCCGGCCCGTGCGGTGTACCGGACGGCCGGGGCCACGGGCTGATCGGCATGGGCGAACGGGCCGCGCTGCTGGGCGGCAGGGTCACGACCGGTCCGGGCCCGGCCGGCGGCTTTCTCGTGGAGGCGGAGCTCCCGTGGTGA